In the Setaria italica strain Yugu1 chromosome VI, Setaria_italica_v2.0, whole genome shotgun sequence genome, one interval contains:
- the LOC101776393 gene encoding thyroid adenoma-associated protein homolog, whose translation MSAKWRSLQHRHRYTYTSIVFPKHYLEALALVQADVTSSNFFVQLNNLISLTSTYSQVVAVKDLASAYVQFLSAPGTPDDAVLAATKLYLEILFLENSLPLHRTLISVLAKCKKFSPVISECFALLCEEYGGSGSKAKKRFLVSRAALSLIGYPKLGFLDEAVERCAEIMALDVVDGLDGVTRDIGAGSRPSPVVMEQCQEAMSCMYYLLQRYPSKFTGLDKASSVFKSSVRTILSVLKSSAFSRDCLVASGVSFCAAIQVFMGAEEICWFISQGLYGICADHEDRKDLSVRDVLSDFDLCEEISHLSVLSRLCLLRGILTSIPRTVLNIRQLHSGGSLWTVLYDGILPELCKHCENPIDSHFNFHALTVTQICLQQIKTSVLADFTDFSGDYKPFSINVINRILRIIWRNLEDPLSQTVKQVHLIFDLLLDIESCIPLEDYEHNNKLFLSNIANDLLRLGPRCKGRYVPLASLTKRLGAKSLLRLKPNLLSETAYAYIEDDVCCAATTFLKSFLETLRDECWNDDGVDQGYDAFRVLCLPPLMRGLVSGNSKLRSNLNTYALPALIEVDTDSIFTMLGFISVGPSAKATELDIVLKNDQCIAALVSLLKVSRNLALVEGDIDLDPDKLSQPQKEDDRGAAVISVRGINVTVPVNWFALALTHNDESLRIDAAESLFLNPKTSSLPSSLELSLLKEAVPLNMRCSSTAFQMKWTSLFRKFFARVRTALDRQVKQGSWIPSSTASVKGADSVDAANAAVTQRAEDLFQFMKWLSSFLFNSCYPSGPYERKTIAMELILTLLDVWPICRSEGKNDLYPYNDSIILPDSTISFVGSIIDSWDRLRENSFRILLQFPTPLPGISSSLSINDVIRWAKTLVLSPRVRESDAGALTFRLIFRKYVVELGFILVFSKESDCLECYTQSTNGDTKAVTSQNPVAQYISALIQWLCTVVEEGERDLSEACKKSFVHGVLLTLRYTFDELDWNSEVVQSGVSEMRCLVERVLQLIMRVTSLALWVVSSDAWYMPYDMDDMIDDGSFLSDIYEEDQRTTGSEKEEKNAKPGSNGKPADQVVMVGCWLAMKEVSLLFGTIIRKIPLPGCSHSNSSQDGLLDSTEETSMSEEILDVGQLETMGDHFLQVLLKMKHNGAIDKTRAGLTALCNRLLCSNDSRLCQMTESWMVLLMDRTIAKGQTVDDLLRRSAGIPAAFIALFLAEPEGTPKKLLPRALEWLIEFAKTSLANFQKDNHQKSGITRDGVGELCESESGTTASAHSNGNLSKSRDEGVVPTVHVFNVLRAAFNDANLATDTSGFSAEATIVAIHAFSSPYWEVRNAACLAYTALVRRMVGFLNVQKRESARRSLTGLEFFHRYPALHPFLSSELRIATELLAGGVSSDLESHIVKAIHPSLCPILILLSRLKPSPISCGTDDSLDPFLLLPFIQRCATQSNYRVRVLASRALIGLVSNERLQQVVSDILGNLPNVNHEVSPSVQLSDPPISANMENGNLLRFSKSFSFNSIHGLLLQLSSLLDNNFRGLTDSSKKDQIIGQLIEVLSRCSWLGSTKLCSCPVVSTSYLRVLDLVLDVARTGKSRHTEVIQTLLLELSSQCLNSAVSTRYAFHDPTRIELQQQATESFFSCVGLSKRNDEASEEDVQLQILGEHTSNISAMPGEVSLPELHKEIMSCLTEPMYDVRITVLKRILQLTKSIRYGHSKNILRQWAGANLQPVLMERLFAEEHPKCLYYNLKIIFLWNMESPFNNGEDSGTILSFWDRLVHLNSTMSHAKTREIILCCMGMCMKWFAKLLRNGLPMVGLKTSELSASFVRINEGNRLSDAMLGVNFFVTLVKNQSAPSETVNARRAAAEAIVASGLLEEASFVASSVSNLCFPSECDEGHIKKKCMEASVSEFISIYACKILDLWFICIQLLEDEDAYLRQNLAKNIQNIIANGSASNFCDDSTPLQVDRVIELSFDYLTSLFGPWLKYIEYLLRIVLDTGNTLNSREDLVRQIFDKEIDNHHEEKLLICQICCFNIQKLLQSKYQMETGGKTESFLQNWRERFLSQLTLLTSGYLEKEGKIDWIGGIGNHKDVFISVYADLLGLYVLAPSGSLEHQDSHATYLQEFSNLDGFIKPFLKNPLISNLYVLVKLSHERLRCPDKPEDQMASSFDPYFLIR comes from the exons ATGTCGGCAAAGTGGCGGTCACTGCAGCACCGGCACCGGTACACCTACACCTCAATTGTGTTCCCCAAGCACTACCTTGAGGCACTAGCTCTCGTGCAGGCTGATGTCACATCGTCCAATTTCTTTGTCCAATTGAACAACTTGATCTCCTTGACCTCCACCTACTCACAAGTGGTTGCAGTCAAAGACCTTGCCTCAGCATATGTGCAGTTTCTGTCTGCTCCAGGGACTCCTGATGATGCGGTGCTTGCCGCTACAAAACTTTATCTGGAGATCCTCTTCCTTGAGAactccctccctctccaccgGACGCTCATATCGGTGCTCGCTAAGTGCAAGAAATTCTCCCCAGTGATCAGTGAGTGCTTTGCCCTGCTCTGCGAGGAGTATGGTGGCTCTGGTAGTAAAGCAAAGAAGAGATTTTTGGTATCTCGGGCAGCCTTGTCGCTGATTGGGTacccaaagttgggatttttgGATGAGGCGGTAGAGAGGTGTGCAGAGATCATGGCACTGGATGTTGTTGATGGGCTTGATGGAGTGACTAGAGACATTGGTGCAGGTTCACGGCCATCTCCAGTCGTCATGGAGCAGTGCCAGGAGGCCATGTCTTGCATGTACTACTTGCTGCAGCGGTACCCATCTAAGTTTACTGGCCTCGACAAAGCATCAAGTGTCTTCAAGAGTTCTGTTAGGACAATACTATCTGTTCTCAAGTCATCTGCCTTTTCAAGGGATTGCCTGGTGGCCTCTGGAGTGAGCTTCTGTGCTGCAATTCAGGTTTTCATGGGTGCGGAGGAGATTTGCTGGTTTATTTCTCAAGGTCTTTATGGCATCTGTGCAGATCATGAAGATAGAAAAGATCTATCTGTGCGTGATGTGCTTTCTGACTTTGATCTGTGCGAAGAAATCAGTCATCTTTCTGTTTTGAGTAGACTCTGTTTGCTAAGAGGTATTTTGACATCTATTCCAAGGACAGTACTCAACATACGCCAACTTCATTCCGGTGGATCTTTATGGACTGTATTATATGATGGGATTTTACCTGAGCTTTGCAAGCATTGTGAGAACCCAATTGATAGCCACTTCAATTTTCATGCTCTTACAGTGACACAAATATGTTTGCAGCAGATAAAGACTTCTGTTTTAGCTGATTTCACTGACTTCTCTGGGGACTATAAGCCTTTCTCAATAAATGTTATCAACCGTATATTGAGAATCATATGGCGCAACCTGGAAGATCCTTTGAGTCAGACAGTAAAACAGGTGCATTTAATCTTTGATCTCCTATTGGACATTGAATCATGTATTCCATTAGAAGACTATGAACACAACAACAAATTGTTCCTGAGCAATATTGCAAATGATTTACTTCGCCTGGGTCCGCGATGTAAAGGGAGATATGTACCTTTGGCTTCTTTGACAAAGCGATTGGGTGCCAAATCTCTTCTAAGATTGAAACCAAACCTGCTTTCAGAAACAGCTTATGCATACATAGAGGATGATGTTTGTTGTGCTGCGACAACATTTCTAAAATCCTTCCTGGAGACATTAAGAGATGAATGCTGGAATGATGACGGTGTCGATCAAGGGTACGATGCCTTCAGAGTTTTGTGCTTGCCTCCTTTGATGCGGGGACTTGTATCCGGAAATTCAAAACTGCGTTCCAACTTGAATACTTATGCTCTACCTGCTCTTATTGAAGTAGATACAGATAGCATATTCACAATGCTTGGGTTCATCTCAGTTGGCCCGAGCGCAAAGGCAACTGAACTAGATATTGTTTTGAAGAATGATCAGTGTATAGCTGCACTGGTTTCACTGCTCAAAGTCTCTCGAAATCTAGCTCTTGTTGAAGGGGACATTGATTTGGATCCTGATAAATTGTCACAGCCTCAGAAAGAGGATGACAGGGGTGCTGCAGTTATATCTGTTAGAGGGATTAATGTTACAGTGCCTGTTAATTGGTTTGCTTTGGCACTGACACACAATGATGAAAGTCTCCGTATAGATGCTGCTGAGTCTCTCTTTCTAAATCCGAAGACATCAAGTCTTCCATCCTCCTTGGAACTGAGCTTGCTTAAAGAGGCAGTCCCATTGAATATGCGTTGTAGCTCAACTGCATTTCAAATGAAATGGACAAGTTTATTTCGGAAGTTTTTTGCTAGGGTGCGAACAGCACTTGACAGACAGGTAAAGCAGGGGTCATGGATTCCATCTTCAACAGCTAGTGTTAAAGGAGCTGATTCTGTTGATGCTGCTAATGCTGCTGTTACCCAGAGGGCTGAAGATCTGTTCCAATTCATGAAGTGGCTGAGCTCCTTTCTGTTTAACTCTTGTTACCCCTCGGGCCCTTATGAAAGGAAAACAATTGCAATGGAGCTTATTCTTACACTATTAGATGTATGGCCTATTTGCCGTTCTGAAGGGAAGAACGATCTTTATCCTTACAATGACAGCATAATATTGCCAGATTCAACAATTTCATTTGTAGGATCTATAATTGATAGCTGGGACAGGCTCAGGGAAAACTCTTTTCGCATTCTGCTGCAGTTTCCAACACCACTTCCTGGAATTTCTTCTAGTTTATCCATAAATGATGTTATCAGATGGGCAAAAACACTTGTGCTAAGCCCACGAGTCCGGGAAAGTGATGCCGGTGCGTTGACCTTCCGTCTTATATTTAGGAAGTATGTTGTGGAGCTTGGATTCATTCTTGTGTTTTCTAAAGAAAGTGATTGCCTTGAATGTTACACACAATCTACTAATGGAGATACAAAAGCTGTTACTAGTCAAAACCCAGTTGCACAGTATATTTCTGCTCTCATTCAATGGCTCTGTACTGTTGTCGAAGAGGGTGAGCGGGATCTTTCTGAAGCATGCAAGAAAAGCTTTGTTCATGGAGTTCTTCTTACCCTGCGCTACACATTCGATGAGCTGGATTGGAACTCTGAGGTAGTGCAATCGGGCGTTTCTGAAATGAGGTGCCTGGTAGAAAGGGTGCTTCAACTCATAATGCGTGTAACTTCGCTGGCTCTCTGGGTGGTTTCTTCTGATGCATGGTATATGCCATACGATATGGATGACATGATTGATGATGGTTCCTTCCTCTCAGATATATATGAGGAGGATCAACGTACTACTGGTTcagaaaaagaagagaagaatgCAAAACCAGGGAGTAATGGCAAACCAGCCGATCAGGTTGTTATGGTTGGTTGTTGGCTTGCTATGAAAGAG GTTAGCCTACTTTTTGGTACCATCATCAGGAAAATTCCATTGCCTGGCTGTTCTCATTCAAATTCATCTCAGGATGGCTTGCTTGACAGTACTGAGGAAACAAGCATGTCAGAAGAAATTCTTGACGTCGGGCAGCTGGAGACAATGGGTGACCATTTTTTACAAGTTCTTCTTAAAATGAAGCATAATGGTGCAATAGATAAGACTAGGGCTGGGCTTACTGCCCTTTGCAATCGTCTCCTCTGCTCAAATGATTCAAG GCTATGCCAAATGACAGAATCGTGGATGGTGCTACTAATGGATAGGACAATTGCTAAAGGGCAAACTGTAGATGATTTGCTAAGAAGGAGTGCAGGAATACCTGCTGCATTTATTGCCCTGTTCCTCGCAGAGCCGGAAGGAACTCCAAAGAAGCTACTTCCAAGGGCACTAGAATGGTTGATAGAATTTGCTAAGACATCTTTAGCTAATTTTCAGAAAGACAACCACCAGAAGTCTGGAATAACGAGAGATGGCGTTGGAGAGCTATGTGAATCGGAATCAGGAACTACCGCAAGTGCACATTCTAATGGGAATCTATCTAAAAGCCGAGATGAGGGTGTTGTTCCCACTGTGCATGTGTTCAATGTGCTTAGAGCTGCCTTTAATGATGCAAATTTGGCAACCGACACTTCTGGTTTCAGTGCTGAGGCAACAATAGTTGCAATTCACGCATTTTCATCTCCCTACTGGGAAGTGCGCAATGCAGCTTGCCTTGCATACACTGCACTGGTCCGTCGCATGGTTGGATTTTTGAATGTGCAGAAACGTGAATCAGCACGACGGTCATTAACTGGCCTTGAATTCTTCCACAG GTACCCAGCACTTCATCCTTTCCTTTCTAGTGAACTGAGAATTGCAACTGAGCTGCTAGCTGGTGGAGTTTCTAGCGATTTGGAGTCACATATTGTGAAAGCCATACACCCTAGCTTGTGTCCTATTCTTATTCTTCTATCAAGGCTGAAGCCATCGCCTATAAGCTGTGGAACTGATGATTCTTTAGATCCTTTTTTGCTTTTGCCTTTCATCCAAAGATGCGCTACCCAGAGTAACTACAGGGTTCGTGTCCTTGCATCAAGGGCGTTAATTGGTTTGGTATCTAATGAGAGACTGCAGCAAGTTGTTAGTGATATACTGGGTAATTTGCCTAATGTAAATCATGAAGTTTCCCCAAGTGTTCAGCTTTCTGACCCTCCCATATCAGCTAATATGGAAAATGGAAATTTACTTCGGTTTTCAAAGTCCTTTTCATTCAATTCTATCCATGGCCTTTTGCTGCAGCTGTCTTCTCTTCTGGATAACAACTTTAGAGGCCTGACAGATAGTAGCAAGAAAGATCAGATTATTGGCCAACTAATTGAGGTTCTGTCAAGATGTTCTTGGCTTGGCAGCACCAAATTATGCTCATGCCCTGTCGTAAGTACATCTTACTTGCGGGTGTTGGATCTCGTGCTTGATGTTGCAAGGACAGGGAAAAGCAGACATACTGAAGTCATCCAGACACTGCTGTTAGAGTTGAGCTCCCAGTGCTTGAACAGTGCCGTATCAACCCGGTATGCATTCCATGATCCAACCCGGATTGAACTTCAACAACAAGCAACTGAATCATTTTTCAGCTGTGTTGGTCTTTCTAAGAGAAATGATGAAGCTTCCGAGGAAGATGTACAGCTCCAAATACTTGGTGAACACACTTCAAACATTTCAGCGATGCCTGGGGAGGTCTCCCTACCTGAACTACACAAGGAGATTATGTCATGTCTCACTGAACCTATGTACGATGTTAGAATTACAGTGCTGAAGAGGATTCTTCAGCTCACAAAATCAATCAGATATGGCCATAGTAAAAACATTTTGCGCCAATGGGCAGGAGCTAATCTGCAGCCTGTGTTAATGGAACGGTTATTTGCGGAAGAACACCCAAAGTGCCTTTACTATAATCTAAAGATCATCTTTTTGTGGAACATGGAATCCCCATTCAACAATGGAGAAGATTCTGGAACAATTTTATCCTTCTGGGACAGATTAGTTCATTTGAACAGCACCATGTCACATGCAAAAACCAGAGAAATAATTCTATGTTGCATGGGTATGTGCATGAAATGGTTCGCTAAATTACTCAGGAATGGTCTTCCAATGGTTGGACTCAAGACAAGTGAGCTCTCTGCATCCTTTGTCAGAATCAATGAAGGAAATAGATTGTCTGATGCCATGCTTGGAGTAAACTTCTTTGTTACTCTCGTCAAGAACCAAAGTGCGCCATCAGAAACTGTGAATGCTCGACGTGCTGCTGCTGAGGCAATTGTTGCTTCTGGTCTTCTTGAAGAAGCAAGCTTCGTTGCTTCATCTGTGTCGAACTTGTGCTTCCCTTCTGAATGTGATGAGGGCCATATCAAAAAGAAATGCATGGAAGCTAGTGTTTCTGAATTTATCAGTATTTATGCATGCAAGATACTTGACTTATGGTTCATATGCATTCAGTTGTTGGAGGATGAAGATGCCTATCTGAGACAAAACCTAGCAAAGAACATTCAGAACATAATCGCAAATGGTTCAGCTAGTAACTTCTGTGATGATTCCACACCACTGCAAGTTGATAGAGTCATTGAATTGAGCTTTGATTATCTCACTTCTTTGTTTGGCCCCTGGTTGAAATACATCGAGTATTTGTTAAGGATAGTCTTAGATACTGGAAACACTCTGAACTCCCGTGAGGATTTGGTCCGTCAGATATTTGATAAAGAAATAGATAACCATCATGAGGAAAAGCTGTTGATATGCCAAATCTGCTGTTTTAATATTCAGAAGCTTTTGCAGTCCAAATATCAGATGGAAACAGGAGGAAAAACTGAATCGTTCCTGCAGAACTGGCGGGAGAGATTTTTGAGCCAACTCACATTGCTGACTAGTGGCTATCTTGAGAAAGAGGGGAAAATTGATTGGATTGGCGGCATAGGTAACCATAAGGATGTGTTCATATCAGTTTATGCAGATCTGTTAGGCTTGTATGTGCTTGCACCATCAGGTTCTCTGGAACATCAGGACAGTCATGCAACTTATTTGCAAGAATTTTCAAACCTTGATGGGTTTATCAAA